One window from the genome of Camelus bactrianus isolate YW-2024 breed Bactrian camel chromosome 4, ASM4877302v1, whole genome shotgun sequence encodes:
- the LRSAM1 gene encoding E3 ubiquitin-protein ligase LRSAM1 isoform X1 yields MPLFFRKRKPSEEARKRLEYQMCLAKEAGADDILDISKCELSEIPFGAFATCKVLQKKVLIVHTNHLTSLLPKSCSLLSLATIKVLDLHDNQLAALPDDIGQLTALQVLNMERNQLTYLPRSIGNLIQLQTLSVKDNKLKELPDTSGELRSLRTLDISENEIQRLPQMLAHVRTLETLSLDAASMVYPPPEVCSAGTKAIQQFLCKASGLEYYPPSQYLLPVLEQDGAENFRDSPDGPTDRFSREEVEWQNRFSDYEKRKEQKMLEKLEFERRLELGQREHAQLLQQSNSQKDEILQTVKEEQSRLEQGLSERQRYLDAERQRLQEQLKQTEQNISNRIQKLLQENQRQKKSSEILKSLENERIRMEQLMSITQEETENLRRREIASAMQQMLTESCKNRLIQMAYESQRQNLVQQACSSMAEMDERFQQILSWQQMDQNKAISQILQESAMQKAAFEALQVKKDLMHRQIRNQIKLIETELLQLTQLELKRKSLDTEALQEMISEQRWALSSLLQQLLKEKTQREEELREILTELEAKSETKQENYWLIQYQRLLNQKPLSLKLQEGGLERQLVALLVELSAEHYLPVFAHHRISLDMLSQMGPGDLAKVGVSEAGLQHQILRRVQELLDAARTQPELLKPPKGEVLGAPEPPSAPEELPELVRPSAPPAELEVQTSECVVCLEREAQMIFLNCGHVCCCQQCCQPLRTCPLCRQDIAQRLRIYHSG; encoded by the exons atGCCCCTCTTCTTCCGGAAGCGGAAACCCAGTGAGGAGGCTCGGAAACGCCTGGAGTACCAGATGTGTCTG GCAAAAGAAGCTGGGGCAGATGACATTCTTGATATCTCTAAATGTGAGCTCTCAGAG ATTCCATTTGGGGCTTTTGCAACATGCAAAGTTCTTCAGAAGAAG GTGTTGATTGTCCACACGAATCACCTCACTTCCCTGCTTCCTAAATCCTGCAGCCTCCTGAGTCTGGCAACCATCAAG GTTCTGGATCTTCATGATAATCAGCTGGCAGCCCTTCCTGACGATATAGGGCAGCTGACAGCCCTCCAG GTCTTGAACATGGAGAGGAATCAACTGACGTATCTCCCACGTTCCATTGGGAACCTGATCCAGCTCCAGACCCTCAGTGTGAAAG ACAACAAGCTGAAGGAGCTTCCAGACACCTCAGGGGAGCTTCGGAGCCTGCGTACTCTGGACATCAGTGAAAACGAGATTCAGAGGTTGCCACAGATGCTGGCGCATGTTCGAACCCTGGAG ACTCTGAGCCTCGATGCGGCATCAATGGTTTACCCTCCGCCAGAGGTGTGCAGCGCCGGCACCAAGGCCATCCAGCAGTTCCTCTGCAAAG CATCAGGGCTGGAATACTACCCCCCTTCTCAGTACCTGCTGCCAGTCCTGGAGCAAGATGGGGCGGAGAACTTCCGGGACAGCCCCGATGGGCCCACGGACAGATTCTCCAGGGAGGAGGTAGAGTGGCAG aaTAGGTTCTCAGACTATGAGAAGAGGAAG GAACAGAAGATGCTGGAGAAACTCGAGTTTGAAAGGCGCTTAGAGCTCGGGCAGCGAGAGCATGCCCAGCTCCTGCAGCAGAGCAACAGTCAGAAGGACGAGATCCTGCAGACGGTCAAGGAG GAGCAGTCTCGGCTGGAGCAGGGCCTGAGCGAGCGCCAGCGCTACCTGGACGCAGAGCGCCAGCGGTTGCAGGAGCAGCTGAAGCAGACGGAGCAGAATATCTCCAACCGGATCCAGAAACTCCTGCAGGAGAATCAGAG GCAGAAGAAAAGTTCTGAGATTCTGAAGTCACTGGAAAATGAAAG AATAAGAATGGAACAGTTGATGTCCATAAcccaggaggagacagagaaCCTGCGTCGCCGGGAGATCGCCT CTGCCATGCAGCAGATGCTGACCGAAAGTTGTAAGAACCGGCTCATCCAGATGGCTTACGAGTCTCAGAGGCAGAACTTGGTCCAGCAGGCCTGTTCCAG CATGGCTGAGATGGATGAGCGGTTCCAGCAGATTTTGTCATGGCAACAGATGGATCAGAACAAAGCCATCAGCCAGATCCTGCAGGAG AGCGCCATGCAGAAGGCCGCGTTCGAGGCTCTCCAGGTGAAGAAGGACCTGATGCATCGGCAGATCAGGAACCAG ATTAAGTTAATAGAAACTGAGTTATTGCAGCTGACACAGCTGGAGTTAAAGAGGAAATCCCTGGACACAGAGGCACTACAG GAGATGATCTCCGAGCAGCGCTGGGCCCTCAGCTCCCTGCTCCAGCAGCTTCTCAAAGAGAAGACACAGCGAGAGGAAGAGCTCCGGGAGATCCTG ACAGAGTTAGAAGCCAAAAGCGAAACCAAGCAGGAGAATTACTGGCTGATTCAGTATCAACGGCTCTTGAACCAGAAACCTTTATCCCTGAAGCTGCAG GAAGGAGGCCTGGAGCGCCAGCTGGTGGCCCTCCTGGTGGAGCTGTCGGCCGAGCACTACCTGCCTGTCTTCGCTCATCACCGCATCTCACTGGACATGCTGAGCCAGATGGGCCCCGGGGACCTGGCCAAG GTGGGCGTCTCGGAGGCTGGCCTGCAGCACCAGATCCTGCGCAGAGTCCAGGAGCTGCTGGATGCGGCCAGGACCCAGCCAG AGCTGCTAAAACCACCCAAGGGTGAAGTCCTTGGGGCCCCTGAGCCCCCCTCTGCCCCTGAGGAGCTTCCTGAGTTAGTGAGACCATCAGCTCCCCCCGCAGAGCTGGAGGTGCAGACCTCGGAATGTGTTGTGTGCCTGGAACGGGAG GCCCAGATGATCTTCCTCAACTGCGGCCACGTCTGCTGCTGCCAGCAGTGCTGCCAGCCGCTGCGCACCTGCCCGCTGTGCCGCCAGGACATCGCCCAGCGTCTCCGCATCTACCACAGCGGCTGA
- the LRSAM1 gene encoding E3 ubiquitin-protein ligase LRSAM1 isoform X2, translated as MPLFFRKRKPSEEARKRLEYQMCLAKEAGADDILDISKCELSEIPFGAFATCKVLQKKVLIVHTNHLTSLLPKSCSLLSLATIKVLDLHDNQLAALPDDIGQLTALQVLNMERNQLTYLPRSIGNLIQLQTLSVKDNKLKELPDTSGELRSLRTLDISENEIQRLPQMLAHVRTLETLSLDAASMVYPPPEVCSAGTKAIQQFLCKASGLEYYPPSQYLLPVLEQDGAENFRDSPDGPTDRFSREEVEWQNRFSDYEKRKEQKMLEKLEFERRLELGQREHAQLLQQSNSQKDEILQTVKEEQSRLEQGLSERQRYLDAERQRLQEQLKQTEQNISNRIQKLLQENQRQKKSSEILKSLENERIRMEQLMSITQEETENLRRREIASAMQQMLTESCKNRLIQMAYESQRQNLVQQACSSMAEMDERFQQILSWQQMDQNKAISQILQESAMQKAAFEALQVKKDLMHRQIRNQEMISEQRWALSSLLQQLLKEKTQREEELREILTELEAKSETKQENYWLIQYQRLLNQKPLSLKLQEGGLERQLVALLVELSAEHYLPVFAHHRISLDMLSQMGPGDLAKVGVSEAGLQHQILRRVQELLDAARTQPELLKPPKGEVLGAPEPPSAPEELPELVRPSAPPAELEVQTSECVVCLEREAQMIFLNCGHVCCCQQCCQPLRTCPLCRQDIAQRLRIYHSG; from the exons atGCCCCTCTTCTTCCGGAAGCGGAAACCCAGTGAGGAGGCTCGGAAACGCCTGGAGTACCAGATGTGTCTG GCAAAAGAAGCTGGGGCAGATGACATTCTTGATATCTCTAAATGTGAGCTCTCAGAG ATTCCATTTGGGGCTTTTGCAACATGCAAAGTTCTTCAGAAGAAG GTGTTGATTGTCCACACGAATCACCTCACTTCCCTGCTTCCTAAATCCTGCAGCCTCCTGAGTCTGGCAACCATCAAG GTTCTGGATCTTCATGATAATCAGCTGGCAGCCCTTCCTGACGATATAGGGCAGCTGACAGCCCTCCAG GTCTTGAACATGGAGAGGAATCAACTGACGTATCTCCCACGTTCCATTGGGAACCTGATCCAGCTCCAGACCCTCAGTGTGAAAG ACAACAAGCTGAAGGAGCTTCCAGACACCTCAGGGGAGCTTCGGAGCCTGCGTACTCTGGACATCAGTGAAAACGAGATTCAGAGGTTGCCACAGATGCTGGCGCATGTTCGAACCCTGGAG ACTCTGAGCCTCGATGCGGCATCAATGGTTTACCCTCCGCCAGAGGTGTGCAGCGCCGGCACCAAGGCCATCCAGCAGTTCCTCTGCAAAG CATCAGGGCTGGAATACTACCCCCCTTCTCAGTACCTGCTGCCAGTCCTGGAGCAAGATGGGGCGGAGAACTTCCGGGACAGCCCCGATGGGCCCACGGACAGATTCTCCAGGGAGGAGGTAGAGTGGCAG aaTAGGTTCTCAGACTATGAGAAGAGGAAG GAACAGAAGATGCTGGAGAAACTCGAGTTTGAAAGGCGCTTAGAGCTCGGGCAGCGAGAGCATGCCCAGCTCCTGCAGCAGAGCAACAGTCAGAAGGACGAGATCCTGCAGACGGTCAAGGAG GAGCAGTCTCGGCTGGAGCAGGGCCTGAGCGAGCGCCAGCGCTACCTGGACGCAGAGCGCCAGCGGTTGCAGGAGCAGCTGAAGCAGACGGAGCAGAATATCTCCAACCGGATCCAGAAACTCCTGCAGGAGAATCAGAG GCAGAAGAAAAGTTCTGAGATTCTGAAGTCACTGGAAAATGAAAG AATAAGAATGGAACAGTTGATGTCCATAAcccaggaggagacagagaaCCTGCGTCGCCGGGAGATCGCCT CTGCCATGCAGCAGATGCTGACCGAAAGTTGTAAGAACCGGCTCATCCAGATGGCTTACGAGTCTCAGAGGCAGAACTTGGTCCAGCAGGCCTGTTCCAG CATGGCTGAGATGGATGAGCGGTTCCAGCAGATTTTGTCATGGCAACAGATGGATCAGAACAAAGCCATCAGCCAGATCCTGCAGGAG AGCGCCATGCAGAAGGCCGCGTTCGAGGCTCTCCAGGTGAAGAAGGACCTGATGCATCGGCAGATCAGGAACCAG GAGATGATCTCCGAGCAGCGCTGGGCCCTCAGCTCCCTGCTCCAGCAGCTTCTCAAAGAGAAGACACAGCGAGAGGAAGAGCTCCGGGAGATCCTG ACAGAGTTAGAAGCCAAAAGCGAAACCAAGCAGGAGAATTACTGGCTGATTCAGTATCAACGGCTCTTGAACCAGAAACCTTTATCCCTGAAGCTGCAG GAAGGAGGCCTGGAGCGCCAGCTGGTGGCCCTCCTGGTGGAGCTGTCGGCCGAGCACTACCTGCCTGTCTTCGCTCATCACCGCATCTCACTGGACATGCTGAGCCAGATGGGCCCCGGGGACCTGGCCAAG GTGGGCGTCTCGGAGGCTGGCCTGCAGCACCAGATCCTGCGCAGAGTCCAGGAGCTGCTGGATGCGGCCAGGACCCAGCCAG AGCTGCTAAAACCACCCAAGGGTGAAGTCCTTGGGGCCCCTGAGCCCCCCTCTGCCCCTGAGGAGCTTCCTGAGTTAGTGAGACCATCAGCTCCCCCCGCAGAGCTGGAGGTGCAGACCTCGGAATGTGTTGTGTGCCTGGAACGGGAG GCCCAGATGATCTTCCTCAACTGCGGCCACGTCTGCTGCTGCCAGCAGTGCTGCCAGCCGCTGCGCACCTGCCCGCTGTGCCGCCAGGACATCGCCCAGCGTCTCCGCATCTACCACAGCGGCTGA